In Methylomonas sp. MK1, the genomic stretch CGGGAGTTCTTGCGTGAACAGGGCTGTCAGGAGATTCAAGGCTATTTATTCAGCAAGCCGATGCCCAGCGACCAATTTGAGCTGTTTTTGCGGCAAAGCGTCATCGATTCGACTAGAACGTCTTGAAGGATATTTCGGTGGCGTGCGGTCGAGCTTGCGCAGCTTACAAATTGACGAAAGGGTGGAGCGGGTCCATGCTTGTTTACTGAGTTCGGCGGTGCTGGTGACTTCTCTATTATCCCGGCCCATAAATATCGTCGCTCCCGCGAAGGCGTTAGCCCAGCGGCTATATTGGATTTTCTGTGTGGTCTTACGGCTCCCGCCTTCGCCGGAATGACGACTCCAGGGAGTTGCAGGGCCGGTTTGATAACGCTACGCAATTTGATTTTTCGCCGACTTAACGGAGCCAGTTCTTGAACGACGTCAATCCCATTTTTAAAAATCTGCCCGATTCGCTGCCGATTTCGCCGTTGGCGATCCTGATTATCGTCACGGTGCTGGTCGGCGCGAGCATGTCGTTTTACACCATCCCCGCCGAATCTGAAGGCATTGTGTTGCGCTTCGGCGAATTCATCGAAAAAGTCCCGTCCGGCTTGCATGCCAAACTCCCGTTTGGCGTGGATAGCGTCATTACCGTGCCCACTCAGCGTCAGCAGAAGCTGGAGTTTGGCTTTGCTACGCCAGGCTTCACCAACCCGGATCAAATTGGCGATGAACCGGCTTTGGAAAAGTCTATGGTAACCGGCGATCTGAATTCGGCGCTGGTCGAGTGGATCGTGCAATACCGGATCACCGACCCGGAAAAATATCTGTTTGATGTCCGCGATCCTGGTCTGACTTTGCGGGACATTTCCGAAGCGGTGATGCGAGAGGTGGTGGGTGATCGCACCGTCGATGAAATTATTACCATCGGTCGGCAGGAGATTGAGGACACCGTTTTGGCGCGTGCCCGCTTACTCGCGGAACGCTACCAG encodes the following:
- the hflK gene encoding FtsH protease activity modulator HflK, translating into MNDVNPIFKNLPDSLPISPLAILIIVTVLVGASMSFYTIPAESEGIVLRFGEFIEKVPSGLHAKLPFGVDSVITVPTQRQQKLEFGFATPGFTNPDQIGDEPALEKSMVTGDLNSALVEWIVQYRITDPEKYLFDVRDPGLTLRDISEAVMREVVGDRTVDEIITIGRQEIEDTVLARARLLAERYQLGVSINQVQLKNVNPPEPVQPSFNEVNRAQQDRENVINLANGEYNKAVPRARGEADQKIRAAEGYRFKRINEAEGDVTAFNQVLEQYLKAPEVTRARIYLETMGEVLPQASQQIIVDDSVQQILPMLPFPGQAAGVVK